Genomic DNA from Triplophysa rosa linkage group LG6, Trosa_1v2, whole genome shotgun sequence:
ATCGATAGCCGGATGTGatgcaaatgatttttttgattCCGTTTTAGATGATTTACAAACAGTTGCATGCCCTTTTTTTACTTGGTTCACTaaaaatatttgcaaacaaacgctGACAAGAcaatagggctgcaacaactaatcgataaaatagataataatcgataatgaaattctgAATTTCATtgtcgattagttggtctgtgacgtcacttgacgTCACGCAGTTATagatcaagcgcgtcttcttcccttttaaaatgaccattttagatgtctctccgtgcagcacgaggtgcgcagttttaaagtcacacttgtctctcagtgctgcacgagatgcgcagttttaaagtcacacttgtctctcagtgcagcgcgagatgcgcagttttaaagtcacatttgtctctccgtgctgcacgaggtgcgcagttttaaagtcacacttgtctctcagtgctgcacgagatgcgcagttttaaagtcacacttgtctctcagtgcagcgcgaggtgcgcagttttaaagtcacacttgtctctccgtgcagcgcgaggtgcgcagttttaaagtcacacttgtctctccgtgcagcgcgaggtgcgcagttttaaagtcacacttgtctctccgtgcagcgcgaggtgcgcagttttaaagtcacacttgtctctccgtgcatgcacgaggtgcgcagttttaaagtcacacttgtctctcagtgcatgcgacgagatgcgcagttttaaagtcacacttgtctctccgtgcagcgcgaggtgcgcagttttaaagtcacacttgtctctccgtgcagcgcgaggtgcgcagttttaaagtcacacttgtctctccgtgcagcgcgaggtgcgcagttttaaagtcacacttgtctctccgtgcatgcgcgaggtgcgcagttttaaagtcacacttgtctctccgtgcagcgcgagtgcgcagttttaaagtcacacttgtctctccgtgcagcgcgaggtgcgcagttttaaagtcacacttgtctctccgtgcagcgcgaggtgcgcagttttaaagtcacacttgtctctccgtgcagcgcgaggtgcgcagttttaaagtcacacttgtctctccgtgcagcgcgaggtgcgcagttttaaagtcacacttgtctctccgtgcagcgcgaggtgcgcagttttaaagtcacacttgtctctccgtgcgcgcgaggtgcgcagttttaaagtcacactgtgtctctcagtgctagcgcgaggtgcgcagttttaaagtcacacgtgtctctcagtgcagcgcgaggtgcgcagttttaaagtcacacgtgtctctccgtgcagcgcgaggtgcgcagttttaaagtcacactgtctctcagtgcagcgcgaggtgcgcagttttaaagtcacacgtgtctctccgtgcagcgcgaggtgcgcagttttaaagtcacacgtgtctctccgtgcagcgcgaggtgcgcagttttaaagtcacacgtgtctctccgtgcagcgcgaggtgcgcagttttaaagtcacacgtgtctctccgtgcagcgcgaggtgcgcagttttaaagtcacacgtgtctctccgtgcagcgcgaggtgcgcagttttaaagtcacacgtgtctctccgtgcagcgcgaggtgcgcagttttaaagtcacacgtgtctctccgtgcagcgcgaggtgcgcagttttaaagtcacacgttgtctctccgtgcagcgcgaggtgcgcagttttaaagtcacacgtgtctctccgtgcagcgcgaggtgcgcagttttaaagtcacactgtctctccgtgcagcgcgaggtgcgcagttttaaagtcacacgtgtctctcagtgcagcgcgaggtgcgcagttttaaagtcacacttgtctctccgtgcagcagcgagtgcgcagttttaaagtcacactgtctctcgtggatgcgtctcttcgtgcagcgcgaggtgcgcagttttaaagtcacattgttctccgtggatgcgtctcttcgtgcagcgcgaggtgcgcagttttaaagtcacacttgtctctccgtgcagcacgaggtgcgcagttttaaagtcacacttgtctctccgtgcagcgcgagatgcgcagttttaaagtcacacgtgtctctgtGCAGcggaggtgcgcagttttaaagtcacacttgtctctccgtgcagcgtcgaggtgcgcagttttaaagtcacacttgtctctgtGCAGcggaggtgcgcagttttaaagtcacacttgtctctccgtgcagcggagagtgcgcagttttaaagtcacactgtctctgtgcagcgcgaggtgcgcagttttaaagtcagacgtgttctCCGTGGTtacgtctctccgtgcagcacagttgcgcagttttaaagtcagacgtgtctctcggtgcatgcgtctctcctgcagcgcgaggtgcgcagttttaaagtcaacgtGTTTTCATGCATCTCTtcagctgcgcagttttaaagtttaaagggagaggtgttttaaatgacaaaattaaagattatattagtaaaacccaatttgtggcgtttgcactttgcaaagtacatattaggctaaataccctgatttggtggtttatttagttcagaggtgggtaacgaagtacatttacttgagtactgtacttaagtacactttttgagtatttgtacttaagtattactttttctgtttactttttactgtacttcactacatttgaatgacaaatatctcacttttcatggcacaaaaaatgatttccttggccgaccctcccctcgctcccatgtttgggagagactattgtcagttgcttctaatatgacacacctgaatcaactcaccaggtgtgttaattatggagatattcacaacattttgggagaaggctaatgagttcagttgtgtatacttttcccatatctgatttacttatcataagcaaaagatgtaattacatttatatcggattaatcgaaaaaataatcgtccaactaatcgattatcaaaataatcgttataTGCAGCCCTACAAGACAGTCTGCAGATTTGCTACAGTAGGCTGTTTAAAATTTGTAGATATTTcaactggaaaacaagacaaatttaCTTCAAAAGCAACACTCATTTTTCATTCTTAAATGCACAAAACATAATTGGCTTGCTTGTATCAATCTCTCATGTGTCCCGTTTATTGGTAATCTGACATCcttgattttgtgtttgttgttcttCAGGCTTAAAGATGCAGTGGACCCCAGAGCACGCGCAGTGGGCGGAACAACATTTTGACATCTCGTCCACCACACGTTCCCCCGCACATAAAGCTGAAGCGTACCGCGGACACCTGCAGCGGACCTACCAGTACGCTTGGGCCAATGATGACATATCAGCCTTGACAGCCTCCAACCTTCTGAAGAAGTATGCAGAGAAATATTCTGGCATCCTGGAGGGTCCCGGTGAGCGGGCGCTCCTGTGCACGTACTCCGAAAGCACCCCAGGACTCTTGAATGGACGCAAATCAGAAAGCGACATATGGCAGGAGGGAATCTACTCAATGAACTGCGCTGCAGATGTGTTATCTGCAAGTAAGACTGGATTGACGGCCGGCCTGCCTCTGCCGGACGTGACAGTGAGCGTCGGCAGCTCAACAGGGGTGGCGAGCAGCCTGAGTGAGCCCAGCTACTCCAGCAGTAACTGCGGAAACCACTCGGGCATCCCATCTCAGGAATTCGCTAGCAGTTACAATGGCTCGTACTTGCATTCCACTTACAGCGGCGGGCAAAGCACACCGGCTCTGCCGTCCCCACACCCCTCACCTTTGCACAGCGCTGGGCTCCTTCAGCCTCCGCCCCCTCCTCCTCCAACCCTGGTGCCCAGCTACAACGCAAGTTCTCCGAGTCTCTCCAGTTATAACTACCCTCCAGCAGGCTATCCCCCACAGACTGCTGTCGCCCCGGGCTACAGCCCAGGAGCAGCGCACCCCCCCTCAGCTTACCTGCCCTCAGGCATTGCTGCCCCCACTCCCCTACCCCCTTCCACCCTTCCCGGTTACTCCTACCAGTCCCACAACCACGCTCCAATTGCACCGACACCTTTGAACGGCAGCTCGGCCAACACGTTGAAAAGAAAGGCCTTTTACATGACGGGCCAGGGAGATATGGACTCCAGTTATGGAAGTTTCAACTACAGCCAGCAGCGTTCCGCTCAAAGCCCCATGTACAGGATGCCAGACAACAGTCTCGTCGACTCAACCAGAGGGAATGGATTTGACAGGAACGTTGACGCATCAACTTTGGCCTTTAAGCCCACGAAGCAGTCGATGCCTCCAGATCAACAGCGGAAGTTCAGCGGCCAATCCGGCAGGGCGCTAACCCCTCCTTCTTACGGATCCTCCAAAGGTTCCTTGGGCTCTTCGTTCGGCAAGTTCGGATCCCCCATCTTGAGTGACCACGGTGATGACAACAGACAGCATCTCTCTCATTCCATTGGCACGGCGACATCATCCAGCCACCCCGCTGAGGAACAGTTAAAAAACAGCGATGCCAGTTTGGTGGAGATGGTCACCACTGAGATTCTGCAGCAAACTCCTCCTGTGGACTGGAGTGACATTGCTGGGCTGGAGATGGCAAAAGCCACCATCAAAGATGAGGTCCTGTGGCCTATTCTGAGGCCGGACATGTTCAGTGGAATGGCCACGTTACCTCGCAGCATCCTCCTCTTTGGAGCTCAGGGCACTGGCCGGACTCTGCTCGGCCGTTGTGTTGCCAGTCAACTCGGGGCTGCATTTCTCCTGCTCAGCGGCTCAGCGCTGGTGACGAAATGGCTCGGAGAGGGTGATAAGGTCGTCCAGGCATCATTTCTTGTCGCACGTTGCCGGCAGCCCTCGGTGGTGTTCATAAGTGATGTAGATCTGCTCTTATCCGCCCAGCTGAGCGAAGAAAGTCCAGTTAACCGAATCAAAAGCGAACTCCTCCTTCAGCTCGACGGCGTTCTAAGCTCGCCGGAGGAACATGTTCTAGTGGTATGTTCCACCAGCAAACCCGAAGAGATTGAAGAGTCTCTTCGAAGGTACTTTGTAAAGCGGTTGCTAGTTCCCTTACCGGACGCCACTGCACGACACCAGATAATCAGCCAGCTGCTCTCACAGCACAACTACTGCCTCAGCGACAAAGAGGTTACGCTGCTCGTTCAGCGGACAGACGGTTTTTCCGGGCTGGATGTGGTCCGGCTTTGCCAGGAGGCCATGGTTGGTCCTATCCATGGCATGTCCGGTGCAGACCTTTCAGGAATGATGCCAGGTCAGATGAGACCGGTGTCGTACCAAGACTTTGAGAATGTGCTTTGCAAAATCCAGCCCAGCATATCGCAGAAAGAACTCGATACGTACACTGAATGGAATAAGATGTTTGGCTGTAGTCAGTAAAGACAGATAAACCCACAGGGTGACCCGCTGGGTACAATTACGAATTCTTTGGGTGACATGTGCAGTTCTAAAGTGTGTTTTTTACAAATGTAGATGACCCCTGAAGATGTACCTGTGGGACGGTCGGAAAGAGTTAAATGATGCATGGCAGTACTGTAAGTCAAGGTCTGGCCCTTTGCACATAATCCAGACAGAGAAACACTGTTTTCGGGCTCGGTACTCTCAGTACCAAGGAACTCTGTAAGTGAGGACAAACTTCTTTGTATGTAAATATCATTCTGCTGTTTTTGAGATTCTGTTGCTATGAAGTGCCTGAAGTGGTGCTTTATCGATTCGGATTTGTTTGCCTCACCATCGACATTGGTGGCATGTGCTAATATAGAGAGCTTTAACATGAAACTCGAACAGACATGTTCtgcttttctttccttttctgtTCTCAACACGTCAATCGAAAGAACAACAGTATTCCTCAGTCACGTCTCACCTGTAGACCCCGCGACGGGCAGTAGAGGGTCCATGTTGTAATCTGGATCCTAATTTATTAAATTCACTTGCGTTTGATTTCCTTGAAAAACTCAGGAAAGGGATTGTGATTTGTACAGTACCTCAAACCGATTATGTGATACCACCGCATACTGCTGACAACATTGGGTTTGCTTTCTAATTTGCTTGGTCTCTTGGTTTACCTCAGCCtgttaaaagatgaaaaagttATGACTATGAATGTAACCAGAAATGTCTGGCTTGTTGGAAAGAAAATTTGAGGCGTTTTTTTCCTTCCATTATGTATTACTTTTCTCTATTATTGCTTGATGTTTGGAAAGCAGAATTCTGTATTAACTGCATCGCATATTTATAGACTCTTCAAAGATTCCCGGAGTCAAAGATGGGCACTGTCTGTTGTGTAGATAAGGTTAGTCTGGAACCATGTCTTGAGTATCCAGTAGACGTCAACATTCGTGTAACGTACAATATTTCATGTTTGTCGTCTCTGCAGAATAGACGGAAGAGTTGGGGTGAACCAAAAGTGTACAAAGAGGCTACTATATTAAAGAAATAAGTGGAAAGATCATCTTCACTTTTTTCATAACGCAGTTACGTACGTTTGGTTTTTGGTTGTGGACGCTGTCCTGCTGCTGTGTGGTGTTGGTGTGGAGATATCAGAAGGCTCATGCGTTACCCTACGTTCTGTTCTACCTCAGTTTAGCACTACTTCCTCTGCGACCGGAACAGAGGTCGTAACCTCTTTAGGTTTGTTCAGCTCTGAGGTCTCCGTAAAGATCAAGCTAACTTTCTCTTCAAAACATGAAACGTTTGTCTCGCACTACCTGTGCAATTTTTAAGCTCGCTCCGGAGCGCCCAGATGACACCAAACACATGCTCTGAAAAagcattcttaaagggatagttcactcaaaaataaaaattctgtcatcgtttattcaccctcatattgttagtcttctgtggaacgcaaaagaagatattttgagatgatgtttcagtggttttgtgtctacacaatggaagtcaatgggggacaatgttgtttggttatcaacgtttttcagaatttcttcttttgtgttctgtataagaaagaaagtcatacaggtttggaatgacgtgagggtgaataaatgatgcaagaattttcatttttgggtaaactaactCTTTACGTCTGCAGGTGTATAGCTAGCTACCCGAGTACCCAGTACTGAGGGTTTGAGGTACCACGGCAATGCGTTGAGCTTACGTAAATCCATAGTGTATGTTGGGATATACAATCGTTAACAGTAAGAGGAAACCttgtttttgaatgtatttcCGTTTGTTTCTCGATATGTTTACTTCTCGAAGCATTTGAGTCAGCTTTTGATCTAGCACTAGAGAGGCGGTGATGTGATTTGTTCCCTCGTTTTCAatctctttctttcctctgcctTTATATCATGTGTCTCAAGTGTTGGACAGGACCCACGCTCCGTTTTCAACTTCAACTTTTTGTCCACTGCAGTGTAATTTGTCACCATTTAAGGTGCTTATTTAGCTGGTGGAGGCACCAGATCTTCACTACATGTATATATGACATATCCTCGAAGAAATATCTGTTGGCTTTTTTCACATATCCAGATACACCGTTCAGTAGCTGTGTGGGACGCTTATTTCATAATGTTTGTTAAGTGATACGTGCGCCCAAAGGACCACAATTTCCAGCCTCGGTTCGGTGTCTAAGGCTAAAAGCTTTTTGCGTTCctttaagtgttttgtttttgtttggtgtTGTTTTGAAGAAAAGTTTCTATTGTGCAATTTGTCAAATGCACTTTTAACGTTTTGTGTTAAAGCCTGTCACACTTATTTGTCCTCCCTCAAAACCAAAGCGAACCAAACTATTTTACTTTATGGTAAAATTGATCCATACGTTCCATCACATTCACACTTTCAGAGGAACTTGTAGATTAAACCAGTGATTGACGCAAAATATAGTTCTCTCTTTTGTTGGTAATGATTATATTCTGTGTATTTCGAAGCCAAAAAGCACTGATGAACAAAACCACACTGACTGTAAGAGTAAAATGAACAGTCTTTACTGTTTTCTGATGTTGTTTTTAGGGTTGTGCTACACTGTACTGGATTATTgaacaaaactgttttttatttcaaggaATGGTACAGCTTCAATATAAGTTGCTATTGATGGTATAATTTGATGAATACCGAAAATTAGTTTGACTCGTTTTTCAGTCTGGGCTCATGGCTAATATgcagtttaaaaacacaaatgaaatacttcctatacagtatttgtgaactccaagtcaagtccaatcTTTTATCTTGTTTTATGAGTACGCAAGGATACTACAAAGAGACATTCTCCTAACATAACTCTCACAGGAGTTACATTAGTAACACAGTGAAATGTTCATCCATGAAGTAAACCGACGGCGTGTTTGATTTCCAAACTAAGCCCAAATTATTTTCCACACGAGTCGACATTCTGCAACCCGTCCGGTCAATAAAGCTTAACTTATATTGAACCTAAACATTCCTCAAATCGATTGAAAAGAAGAGGGAGGGAGTAGGAGAACAtccaaaaaagtacaaaaaaaagtttgaaagCACATCTCCGGTGTAGATATGAATCAAAAACCGCTTGATTTTCTTTTCCTTCTGTTTGTGTCTGTTGACTTTCTTCTTTCAGTGCTGTTGTAGATGTTTCTGTCATCTATATAGAACGATCTCATCCGTGTTTGATTTGACCATTATTCCTTATGACCATTTCTACCTCATTGCTACATATTGACATGTAGTACTTATGTTCTGTCTTTTTTGAATGTCACACATTTGTATAAAaggaaataaagacaaaaatgtatcaaaacgaacaaaaaaggGTCAACAAAAGGCTTGTTCTTTAACTTGAGCAGTCTACCTCAAAAAGACTGTCTGTACGTACACTGAGCGAGAGTACCTGCACATGTTCGGCAGAGACGATGCACACTCAACACTCGGCCTCTGAGGATTAGTTTCGGGATATTGTGGACTGTATAGGTCTTCTCCGAGGTCTCTACATGcaaattttgctttttttttcacCCCTCGATCGAAGTAAACCGCTTTCCCTCTTTGTGAACTGTAGTGTGCATGTGGATGTGTGTGCACTTATTATGAAGTGTGTACGTGTGCATTTTTATATGAAAAAGTCTATATGAAATGTAGATGCATTTCATATGCCGTATTTGTACATTAGATACACTTGCACATTTGTGTACTTAATGTACATTTGTTATTAGTATAACGTTTTGAAACCACATACATGttattatgtgtgtgtatgtacattaTTGCCATTATTGCATTCGACGTAAATGTATTTTCATGTATGCATAGGGACAAAGGTCAATAAAAGATCGTTCAAATGCTTTTGAAACGTTGTGGCTTTTTTGTGTTGCCTTCCAATTGCATCTCGGTTTCGAATCTCGGTATGATGGAGTGATGATTGAGGAGCTTTgtgaaaattaaatgtaatgaGGAGATGCGTATTTGAGAGACCTATACATTGCACAATATATCAAAGGTGGGTATTAGTATTTTTTACTAGAATTAAACGAGAAGTCAAATCAAACATGACTGGTTACGTCTTAACTGGGCAACAGCATAGACATCCAATCAGATCACGTAATTTCTtaacatgtgttttttatttgacttctTTCTTGAGGATGCATAGCCATTATATTGGATATTGAACATACTGTGAATGTGCAAACTTCAATCAATGattagaaaatgtttatattgagAAACTTAAAAAGTTTCATATCAAGAATATCCTAAAAACGTGGCAGATTCTTTTTAACAAAGCACATTTTAAAAGTCGAGTATTAAACAAACATAATGCCTCTGAATGACAATAACTGCCGTTTAACAAGACTGGCACGTGTGCTTAAAGAGTCCTGATGCTACCCAGCAATTACGTTTGTGAAGGATGACCATTAGCATCCGTTTCCCAAACCATTTGCTGCGTTTCTTAAATACAGTTTCCATTGTTTGTGATATTTCATTATTCTTTCACTCGTATAAGACATTCCATTAATGCCCTagatttttctttccttttttttgaTGGCATAATTATGTAGTGGATGGTCTATGCGTGGGAAGCTGCAGTACAATTAACATTGGGAAGTTGGTGCATTTGATGCCCATGGCTGTTTCGTCTGTAAAGAGCcgtgtgtcatttctgtggcTGAACATGTTAAAATACGCTCTCTTAATGGATGCAATTTAAACGGGGTCCTTCACAGCAATGCAGGGAACACACTCGGGCTGAACCAGGACGCATTTTTATCAATgtgtttgcattttaaaatgatgtctATAGTACGTACACACAGAAAAGACATGCGTACCCATCACTGGAGTCCAAAATGGGAATGCAGGCTATGCTTAGGATGTGAACACGACACGTTGTATTTTCTCATTTGTACATTTCCTTTTTATTTCTAATAGCTGTAAGGTTGCATCTGTGttcattaaaatgcaattaattcTGCAACACTGCCATTGAAGATGTGATGTCTGCAGGTCTCCTTCACTTCAATACAGGTCAAAGAGTGGCAGCCAATAGCGGTGAGCGTTGCTGAGTCATGCATTGACTGATGTTAGCTTCTAATCAGGAGGCTTTGGCACCATCAAAAGTCTCTGGTCAGTTTTTATTGCCTCAAGCTTGTCCTTAACATCACAGCTGAGgtggtacatactgtataaggaCACACATGTATCGCTTATGATGTCTTTAGCATTTTATATTGACTCAAATAATGTCCTGGAAGTTATCCCACTAAATGTGTAGTGAGTAAAAAAGTGTGGgtcataattaaaaaaaaatgcaatctAAGGTTTTTGGTTGAATATGGCAATGCATGATTTTATCCCCATGTCCATTTTTGCATTTTGGGATTTTTACCGGTGCTATTATTGTTCATGTACTGAGCACATATTTATGACAGCTAATTATGAATAAAACAAGGAGATTACAGAATGCACACATGATGTGTGCTTGCTTTATAACAGTGTGTtactttatacagtatgtgtgcatgtatgtgttttttttagattgAATGAGTTgaataacacacaaaaaacggtgctatatagcattaaaagtggttctttgctcgtaatcataggggaaccacttttagtgctatatagcaccatatcgtggttcttcagaggttctaaTTTTgctaaatgctttttttttctttcatctaTAACATTCTGACAAAAAGTAACAAGAATGGTGTAATCAAATCAAGTGTGCAAACAAAAAGCAGCAACTACAAAATTAGTGGTgataatgaattataaaaaaatgaaaaataaagttgTCTAAAATGATACTGCGGTTATTAGGGCCTGTTTTGTAAACATCAAAGATGCACTAGTGTTATCCTACTCATTAACATGATGAAAGTGGAGCTGAAGCCTGTGAACTTTagtttcaaaacaaaatgaaaccaaCTGACCAAAGGAAAAACCGGTGATAAGAAAATgggcaaaaacaaaattgtGTAACAGAACTTATACTTGAGTTATTTTATGAATATCAAAGATCCATTTGTCCAGGTTATGTGCTCATTAGCATCGAAGCGGAATGTCTGAGAACTTTATTTAGGAAAACCTGCTGAGGTCTCTTTCCTATATCATTGAGgacattttttacacttttaataAGAGACTAATGATATTTTCTATTACACATAAACATAATGCGCACACAGACCTGTGGACATTAACCGATATAAAGTACATCGTTTGAGTTATAAGCCACCAGAGGTACTAAAAGGTGTTTTTATATGATCTCCAAGTTTACCCAAGAGCAATATAATGATTACATAGATTTGTTTATTAAGAACCACTTATGGTTAGCTTCTTCATTGGTTGCTgaacaactttttattttgttaaaatgagCATCCCCAAAGAAAACAGAGTTAgtgaatatgaaaataaaacaaatctgtgTACTGGCATTAGCTGCCTCATTAATGGCAGTGGAAGTCTGTAAACTGTAATGTGTTTCATTTCAagccaaacaaaaaataaagcaagAAATCATGTACTTATTAGggcatattttgttatttatcaACGATCCACTATGGTTTGCTTCCTCATTAGGCTTCTGATCAACTATTTTAGTTAAACCAGTTCACCAAATGCACAGACAACAACAGcaacctaaaataaaaataaatacagctgTAAGTtggtaaatatgaaaaaaatcactttatcTTCCTCATTAACTGCAGTGAGAGTCTGTTTCATTTCAAACCAACATCCccccaaaaatataaacataaaaacgGATGTGAtaagaaaatatgtaaaaaataaagttgcGTAAAACAAATCACATTGCCGTTATTGGGGCCTATTTTGTAAATATCAAAGATCCACTTGTCCTGGCGTCGCGTGCTCATTAGCATTCTGATGAAAGTGGAGTGGAGAGTGTGAACTCGAGGTTATCTGCGACGCCACAGCGCCCGCGCTGCGCCCGCACCGCGTCTCTCTCACTCCGCGGCTCGAGAGGATGAGGCGCAGACCTCTCTCAAATCACTTCCTTCATAACAATTAAAATATGCAAAGTGATAATTTTCTTTAAGTAGCCTTAAATGTGCAATCGATTTAAATGCGAGGGGAAATTGCCTAAAGCTCCTGAAGCAGGGAGGgggaagagagaaagaataAATTATGCAAATGGTAAAAAGGACTCTTGAAAGCCTAATTTTTCTGTAATAAGCATActgtttcatttaattttttgccTCTTATTAAAAGTGACAGTTCTTTTGCGCCGTCTGATGGCTATATCTGACACAAGCCGGAGGAAATGACTGCCCAACTAAACGCTCGAGACTTTTCTCCGGCTTTTAGATGATGGTTACATTCACAAAGTAATTATGCGCCGGAGAGTCCAGAAATAAGCTTTAATTACATAGTAATCGCTTCTGATGGACACTAGGAAGTGTGAGAGCTGCCAGACTGCAATCCATCAATGCCAAAGCCCTGGCCATTTTTAATTCTCCTTCATTTGCATCATAACCTCCGCACCAAGTTGCACAAACGCTGTTAAATGTTAATAGGACCTGTCTCTCTACTCAAAATGAATGCTTAAGCTGTtctcatctttctctctctcccccacgACCCTCTTTTCTTCCACTATCGCTCGCTCGCACcccgcgcacgcacacgcgtcGGCGCGCTCTCTCTCCAGCGCGCACGGAGTCACTGCAGCTCTAATTGGGAGCGCTGTGCTGAGTTTTATCTGCTCCTTTCTAACAAGACATACACAcaacgtgtgtgtgcgtttcaAAAGCAAAGGGTATGTTAATGGTTTGTGTGTGAAGTGCttgatgtaaaaaaaagacatgGAAACAGGGAGCACGCGTTTTATTTTATC
This window encodes:
- the fign gene encoding fidgetin isoform X1; this translates as MITSSSVHGLKMQWTPEHAQWAEQHFDISSTTRSPAHKAEAYRGHLQRTYQYAWANDDISALTASNLLKKYAEKYSGILEGPGERALLCTYSESTPGLLNGRKSESDIWQEGIYSMNCAADVLSASKTGLTAGLPLPDVTVSVGSSTGVASSLSEPSYSSSNCGNHSGIPSQEFASSYNGSYLHSTYSGGQSTPALPSPHPSPLHSAGLLQPPPPPPPTLVPSYNASSPSLSSYNYPPAGYPPQTAVAPGYSPGAAHPPSAYLPSGIAAPTPLPPSTLPGYSYQSHNHAPIAPTPLNGSSANTLKRKAFYMTGQGDMDSSYGSFNYSQQRSAQSPMYRMPDNSLVDSTRGNGFDRNVDASTLAFKPTKQSMPPDQQRKFSGQSGRALTPPSYGSSKGSLGSSFGKFGSPILSDHGDDNRQHLSHSIGTATSSSHPAEEQLKNSDASLVEMVTTEILQQTPPVDWSDIAGLEMAKATIKDEVLWPILRPDMFSGMATLPRSILLFGAQGTGRTLLGRCVASQLGAAFLLLSGSALVTKWLGEGDKVVQASFLVARCRQPSVVFISDVDLLLSAQLSEESPVNRIKSELLLQLDGVLSSPEEHVLVVCSTSKPEEIEESLRRYFVKRLLVPLPDATARHQIISQLLSQHNYCLSDKEVTLLVQRTDGFSGLDVVRLCQEAMVGPIHGMSGADLSGMMPGQMRPVSYQDFENVLCKIQPSISQKELDTYTEWNKMFGCSQ
- the fign gene encoding fidgetin isoform X2; amino-acid sequence: MQWTPEHAQWAEQHFDISSTTRSPAHKAEAYRGHLQRTYQYAWANDDISALTASNLLKKYAEKYSGILEGPGERALLCTYSESTPGLLNGRKSESDIWQEGIYSMNCAADVLSASKTGLTAGLPLPDVTVSVGSSTGVASSLSEPSYSSSNCGNHSGIPSQEFASSYNGSYLHSTYSGGQSTPALPSPHPSPLHSAGLLQPPPPPPPTLVPSYNASSPSLSSYNYPPAGYPPQTAVAPGYSPGAAHPPSAYLPSGIAAPTPLPPSTLPGYSYQSHNHAPIAPTPLNGSSANTLKRKAFYMTGQGDMDSSYGSFNYSQQRSAQSPMYRMPDNSLVDSTRGNGFDRNVDASTLAFKPTKQSMPPDQQRKFSGQSGRALTPPSYGSSKGSLGSSFGKFGSPILSDHGDDNRQHLSHSIGTATSSSHPAEEQLKNSDASLVEMVTTEILQQTPPVDWSDIAGLEMAKATIKDEVLWPILRPDMFSGMATLPRSILLFGAQGTGRTLLGRCVASQLGAAFLLLSGSALVTKWLGEGDKVVQASFLVARCRQPSVVFISDVDLLLSAQLSEESPVNRIKSELLLQLDGVLSSPEEHVLVVCSTSKPEEIEESLRRYFVKRLLVPLPDATARHQIISQLLSQHNYCLSDKEVTLLVQRTDGFSGLDVVRLCQEAMVGPIHGMSGADLSGMMPGQMRPVSYQDFENVLCKIQPSISQKELDTYTEWNKMFGCSQ